One window of Mesorhizobium sp. PAMC28654 genomic DNA carries:
- a CDS encoding peptidylprolyl isomerase produces the protein MAKDCSDCPSGAIGGSLGQIGPGDTTPEFEAALIDLVPGDISPPVETRYGVHLIRLTRRIDGRQLPFEVVRDRIAAYLTEHVNRQATAQYVSLLVGQADIRGIDIDGSSSPLVQ, from the coding sequence CTGGCGAAGGATTGCTCGGATTGCCCATCGGGGGCCATCGGTGGCAGCCTCGGTCAGATCGGGCCGGGCGATACGACACCGGAATTCGAAGCCGCTCTGATTGATCTCGTCCCCGGTGACATCTCGCCTCCGGTCGAGACACGTTACGGCGTCCATCTCATCCGCCTGACGCGACGGATCGACGGCCGCCAGCTCCCGTTCGAGGTCGTGCGGGACCGCATCGCCGCTTACTTGACCGAGCACGTCAATCGGCAAGCGACGGCGCAATACGTCTCTTTGCTTGTCGGTCAGGCGGATATCAGGGGGATTGATATCGACGGCTCGTCTTCGCCGTTGGTGCAGTGA